From the genome of Streptomyces sp. V1I1, one region includes:
- a CDS encoding nitrilase-related carbon-nitrogen hydrolase: MRMALAQTDCVLGEVDANLETAREQIEQAAAQGADLVVFPELSLHGYHLGALRRDTSVQARDPRLLKLGTYGADVMAGFHEHTSLRAYNTCAYYSGGELLHTHRKLYLPNYLAWEERKHVSPGQLVRAYDLPGGAGRAATLICNDAWQPVLPWLAVQDGAEVVIVPANSAASLDPEAMDTGLYWDSLLTYTARMLQCWVVFVNRVGSENGASFWGGSRVVDPRGSVVAQAPKWEPGLVTVDIDLHEARRQRRAVPLVAEARLGLIDREVRRLIDEGGDS, encoded by the coding sequence ATGCGAATGGCACTGGCACAGACCGACTGTGTACTGGGCGAAGTGGACGCGAATCTCGAAACGGCCCGGGAGCAGATCGAGCAGGCCGCCGCCCAGGGCGCGGACCTCGTCGTCTTCCCCGAGCTGAGCCTGCACGGCTATCACCTGGGCGCGCTGCGGCGGGACACCTCGGTGCAGGCACGCGATCCGCGGCTGCTCAAGCTGGGGACGTACGGCGCGGACGTGATGGCCGGGTTCCACGAGCACACCTCTCTGCGGGCGTACAACACCTGCGCGTACTACAGCGGCGGTGAACTCCTGCACACGCACCGGAAGTTGTATCTGCCCAACTATCTGGCGTGGGAGGAGCGCAAGCACGTCAGCCCCGGCCAGTTGGTGCGCGCGTACGACCTGCCGGGCGGTGCCGGTCGCGCGGCCACGCTCATCTGCAACGACGCCTGGCAGCCGGTGCTGCCGTGGCTCGCCGTGCAGGACGGGGCGGAGGTCGTGATCGTGCCGGCGAACAGCGCGGCCAGCCTCGATCCGGAGGCGATGGACACGGGCCTGTACTGGGACAGCCTGCTCACCTATACGGCGCGGATGCTCCAGTGCTGGGTCGTCTTCGTGAATCGAGTGGGGAGCGAGAACGGCGCCTCGTTCTGGGGCGGTTCACGGGTGGTCGACCCGCGCGGGTCGGTGGTGGCCCAGGCGCCCAAGTGGGAGCCCGGGCTCGTGACCGTGGACATCGACCTCCACGAGGCGCGGCGGCAGCGGCGGGCGGTGCCGCTGGTGGCGGAGGCGCGGCTGGGGCTGATCGACCGCGAGGTGCGGCGGCTGATCGACGAGGGCGGGGACAGCTAG
- a CDS encoding lipoprotein, which yields MVRGLLRGVSAGLVPVALATVVLTGCSSERDSDRPQPGASAKGAAKGEAQGAGKGDAAKAAAKGGTVGGAGSPCALPVSFDLAAGWKPKAVKEDKQFGLLKQGPVTLICEIDAKPAGNIGFLRVWTGGRAGDDPRKALEAFVAEEAKSRDKVAYAQIKAGEYAATEVTYLNTNEFLDAPKKERALAFTTPKGVVVVHLGGLDTEEHEGMLPAYELAKKSVHGA from the coding sequence GTGGTGCGAGGTCTTCTGCGCGGTGTGAGTGCGGGGCTGGTCCCGGTGGCGCTCGCGACGGTGGTGCTGACCGGCTGTTCGTCGGAGAGGGACTCGGACCGGCCTCAGCCCGGGGCAAGCGCGAAGGGCGCTGCGAAGGGGGAGGCGCAGGGGGCCGGCAAGGGGGACGCGGCCAAGGCCGCCGCGAAGGGCGGCACGGTCGGTGGTGCCGGTTCGCCGTGCGCCCTGCCCGTCTCGTTCGACCTGGCGGCCGGCTGGAAGCCGAAGGCCGTCAAGGAGGACAAACAGTTCGGGCTGCTGAAGCAGGGCCCCGTCACCCTCATCTGCGAGATCGACGCCAAGCCCGCCGGGAACATCGGCTTCCTGCGCGTCTGGACCGGGGGCCGCGCCGGTGACGATCCGCGCAAGGCACTGGAGGCGTTCGTCGCCGAGGAGGCCAAGAGCCGGGACAAGGTCGCGTACGCCCAGATCAAGGCGGGCGAGTACGCGGCCACCGAGGTGACCTACCTCAACACCAACGAGTTCCTGGACGCGCCCAAGAAGGAGCGGGCGCTCGCCTTCACGACCCCCAAGGGCGTGGTCGTCGTGCATCTCGGTGGACTGGACACCGAGGAGCACGAGGGGATGCTCCCGGCGTACGAACTGGCGAAGAAGAGCGTCCACGGCGCTTAG
- a CDS encoding NADP-dependent oxidoreductase → MEAIVFEEFGGPEVLRLIEAEEPHAGPGQVRVRIKAAGVNPADYKIRYGWMQEVFPTSLPATPGLEFSGIVDEVGEGVTGAAVGDEVLGWTVTGAYAQYALAESFAPKPAELDRAAAAALPVATETAQRVLDLLGVQAGETLLLHGAAGAVGAAATQLAVAAGVTVIGTASPSGHDYLRELGATPVAYGDGLVARVRAAAPQGVDAVFDAAGKGALPGSIELRGGTTDRIITIADPEAAAHGVTFSGGGTEAPETALAEHARLAANGRLRIPVVEVFPLEEAAKAQALSETGHVRGKLVVTP, encoded by the coding sequence ATGGAAGCGATCGTCTTCGAGGAATTCGGCGGACCCGAGGTGCTGCGCCTCATCGAGGCCGAGGAGCCCCACGCGGGCCCCGGTCAGGTGCGGGTCAGGATCAAGGCAGCGGGTGTCAACCCGGCCGACTACAAGATCCGTTACGGCTGGATGCAGGAGGTCTTCCCGACGTCGCTGCCCGCGACTCCGGGCCTGGAGTTCTCGGGGATCGTCGACGAGGTCGGCGAGGGCGTGACCGGCGCGGCCGTCGGCGACGAGGTCCTGGGGTGGACCGTCACCGGGGCGTACGCGCAGTACGCCCTGGCCGAGTCGTTCGCCCCCAAGCCGGCCGAGCTCGACCGGGCGGCGGCCGCTGCCCTGCCCGTCGCGACCGAGACCGCCCAGCGGGTGCTCGACCTGCTCGGGGTGCAGGCGGGCGAGACCCTGCTGCTGCACGGGGCCGCGGGCGCGGTCGGCGCGGCAGCCACCCAGCTCGCGGTGGCGGCGGGCGTGACGGTCATCGGCACGGCCTCTCCTTCCGGTCACGACTATCTGCGGGAATTGGGCGCGACTCCGGTGGCGTACGGCGACGGGCTGGTCGCGCGGGTCCGCGCGGCCGCTCCCCAGGGTGTGGACGCTGTTTTCGACGCGGCGGGCAAGGGCGCGCTGCCGGGCTCGATCGAGCTGCGCGGCGGCACGACCGACCGGATCATCACGATCGCGGATCCGGAGGCGGCCGCGCACGGAGTGACGTTCTCGGGGGGCGGCACCGAGGCGCCGGAGACCGCCCTCGCCGAGCATGCACGGCTGGCGGCGAACGGCAGGCTCCGGATCCCGGTCGTGGAGGTCTTCCCGCTGGAGGAGGCGGCGAAGGCGCAGGCACTGAGCGAGACGGGCCATGTACGGGGGAAGCTGGTGGTCACTCCCTGA
- a CDS encoding helix-turn-helix transcriptional regulator encodes MELTGSTPAAPVLAAAYEVIRQPLGEILPRLSATLHGLVPHLAAAELSTHCAHSPFKTHGDSGSPAGRITVAELHPLVARVPAGQPWQGTAQLGGAKYPVLAVASDATARGALLVLVRSEDSVVAAPDTAVVQAMWDLVTSHFDRLATEAVPGALAQSRASAGERARVIAELTETHATALSGLLGVLRSRGLDDSAARAAAVELAVTALVELRTERERDQAVAEEPAGQAFARLADSLRPMLRYSPVRLELGAPDTARPLAADVAHAARAVARALLLTVLEQDRLSRIHVGWHLTETELRVKVRDDGPGELTSCALGAHRVGERLDALGGRLDVDAVPGWGTTITATFPLGTPQPMPTDPLGSLGARELEVLTHLARGHRNRVIAQELHISESTVKFHVANILTKLGVASRGEASALFHAVA; translated from the coding sequence ATGGAACTCACCGGATCCACGCCCGCCGCGCCCGTACTGGCCGCCGCCTACGAGGTGATCCGGCAGCCGCTGGGCGAAATCCTGCCCCGGTTGTCCGCGACCCTGCACGGGCTCGTCCCGCATCTGGCCGCGGCCGAGCTCTCCACACACTGCGCGCACTCACCGTTCAAGACGCACGGCGACAGCGGTTCACCGGCCGGACGGATCACCGTCGCCGAACTGCATCCGCTGGTCGCGAGGGTGCCCGCGGGACAGCCCTGGCAGGGCACGGCGCAGCTCGGCGGGGCCAAGTACCCGGTGCTCGCGGTGGCCAGCGACGCGACCGCGCGAGGGGCCCTGCTCGTGCTCGTACGGAGTGAGGACAGCGTCGTCGCCGCGCCCGACACCGCCGTCGTACAGGCCATGTGGGACCTGGTGACCAGCCACTTCGACCGGCTCGCCACCGAAGCGGTGCCGGGCGCGCTGGCCCAGTCGCGGGCCTCGGCCGGCGAACGGGCCAGGGTGATCGCCGAGCTGACCGAGACTCATGCGACCGCGCTGTCCGGGCTGCTCGGAGTGTTGCGCAGCCGGGGCCTCGACGACAGCGCCGCCCGCGCCGCCGCCGTCGAACTCGCTGTCACCGCGCTGGTGGAGCTGCGGACCGAACGGGAACGGGACCAGGCGGTCGCTGAGGAGCCCGCCGGGCAGGCCTTCGCCCGGCTCGCGGACTCGCTGCGGCCGATGCTGCGCTACAGCCCGGTCCGTCTCGAGCTGGGTGCGCCGGACACCGCCCGGCCGCTGGCCGCCGATGTGGCGCACGCGGCGCGCGCGGTCGCACGGGCCCTACTGCTGACCGTCCTCGAACAGGACCGGCTCAGCCGGATCCATGTCGGCTGGCATCTGACCGAGACCGAGCTGCGCGTGAAGGTACGGGACGACGGCCCCGGCGAGCTCACCTCCTGCGCGCTCGGCGCGCACCGGGTCGGGGAGCGGCTCGACGCGCTTGGCGGGCGGCTGGACGTGGACGCGGTGCCGGGCTGGGGCACGACGATCACGGCGACGTTCCCGCTGGGGACGCCCCAGCCCATGCCCACCGATCCGCTCGGCTCGCTGGGGGCGCGGGAGCTGGAGGTGCTGACACATCTGGCCCGCGGGCACCGCAACCGCGTGATCGCGCAGGAGCTGCACATCAGCGAGTCGACCGTGAAGTTCCATGTCGCGAACATCCTGACCAAGCTGGGGGTCGCGTCGCGGGGCGAGGCGTCGGCACTGTTCCACGCCGTGGCATAG
- a CDS encoding bifunctional 3'-5' exonuclease/DNA polymerase, protein MGERWALAAAEGDGARLVPLGPDGLPTGPVQLEPDLVEAVRSRPEVGRWVWRSTAEIYPRLLAAGVRVERCYDIEDAELLLLGHEGRLGEPRSAAAALARLRNGPVPPDPPQRAAEPGSQSSLFEPQPVAVPLEALLEVYAHQQRRHEAAEHPGRMRLLTAAESAGMLVAAEMNRAGLPWRADVHRDVLHELLGERYAGGGEPRRLAELADEVSAAFGRRVRPDLPADVVKAFTQAGIKVRSTRRWELEELDHPAVKPLIQYKKLYRIWTAHGWSWLQDWVRDGRFRPEYLPGGTVSGRWTTNGGGALQIPKVIRRAVVADEGWRLVVADADQMEPRVLAAISRDRGLMEVAGHDGDLYSALSDRAFSGDRDHAKIALLGAIYGQTSGDGLKNLAMLRRRFPLAVAYVDDAARAGEEGRLVRTWLGRTSPRAVGSGDDEEAGIPQESEELPSSDTEFTPGYASTNARARGRFTRNFVVQGSAADWALLMLAALRQATAGMRAELVFFQHDEVIVHCPAEEAQDVAKAIRAAGELAGRIAFGETPVRFPFTTAVVQCYADAK, encoded by the coding sequence ATGGGCGAACGATGGGCTCTGGCGGCTGCGGAGGGCGACGGGGCGCGGCTCGTCCCCCTCGGCCCCGACGGCCTGCCCACCGGGCCCGTCCAGCTGGAGCCCGATCTGGTCGAGGCCGTCCGGTCCCGGCCGGAGGTCGGCCGGTGGGTCTGGCGCTCCACCGCCGAGATCTACCCCCGTCTGCTGGCGGCCGGGGTGCGTGTCGAGCGGTGCTACGACATCGAGGACGCGGAACTGCTGCTGCTCGGCCACGAGGGCCGGCTCGGCGAGCCCCGGTCGGCGGCCGCCGCCTTGGCCCGGCTGCGGAACGGCCCCGTACCACCCGATCCGCCGCAGCGCGCGGCCGAACCGGGCTCGCAGTCCTCGCTGTTCGAGCCGCAGCCCGTGGCCGTACCGCTCGAGGCGCTGCTTGAGGTCTACGCCCACCAGCAGCGAAGACACGAGGCGGCCGAGCACCCCGGGCGGATGCGGCTGCTGACGGCCGCCGAGTCGGCGGGGATGCTGGTGGCCGCGGAGATGAACCGGGCGGGGCTGCCGTGGCGGGCGGACGTCCACCGGGACGTGCTGCACGAGCTGCTGGGTGAGCGGTACGCGGGCGGAGGCGAGCCGCGCCGTCTGGCGGAACTGGCGGACGAGGTGTCGGCGGCGTTCGGGCGCCGCGTGCGCCCCGATCTGCCCGCGGACGTGGTGAAGGCCTTCACGCAGGCCGGGATCAAGGTGAGGTCGACGCGCCGCTGGGAGCTGGAGGAGCTCGACCATCCAGCGGTGAAGCCGCTGATCCAGTACAAGAAGCTGTACCGCATCTGGACGGCGCACGGCTGGAGCTGGCTCCAGGACTGGGTGCGGGACGGGCGGTTCCGCCCCGAGTATCTGCCCGGCGGCACGGTCTCCGGCCGCTGGACGACGAATGGCGGCGGGGCACTTCAGATCCCGAAGGTGATCCGGCGCGCGGTGGTCGCGGACGAGGGCTGGCGGCTCGTGGTCGCGGACGCCGACCAGATGGAGCCCCGGGTGCTCGCCGCGATCTCCCGCGACCGCGGCCTGATGGAGGTCGCGGGCCACGACGGCGACCTGTACTCCGCGCTGTCCGACCGGGCCTTCTCCGGCGACCGCGACCACGCGAAAATCGCGCTGCTGGGCGCGATCTACGGCCAGACGTCGGGCGACGGCCTGAAGAACCTGGCCATGCTGCGACGCAGATTCCCGCTGGCCGTGGCGTACGTGGACGACGCGGCCCGCGCGGGCGAGGAAGGCCGGCTCGTACGCACCTGGCTGGGCCGCACCAGCCCGAGGGCGGTCGGGTCGGGCGACGACGAGGAGGCGGGAATCCCCCAGGAGAGCGAGGAACTCCCGTCCTCGGACACCGAATTCACCCCCGGCTACGCATCGACGAACGCACGGGCGCGGGGCCGTTTCACCCGTAACTTCGTGGTCCAGGGCAGCGCGGCGGACTGGGCGCTGCTGATGCTGGCGGCGCTGCGGCAGGCCACCGCGGGGATGCGCGCGGAGCTGGTCTTCTTCCAGCACGACGAGGTGATCGTGCACTGCCCGGCCGAGGAGGCTCAGGACGTGGCGAAGGCGATCCGCGCGGCCGGGGAGCTGGCCGGGCGGATCGCTTTCGGTGAGACGCCGGTGCGGTTTCCGTTCACGACGGCGGTGGTTCAGTGCTACGCCGACGCGAAGTGA
- a CDS encoding SigE family RNA polymerase sigma factor encodes MKQSSADEFMEFAAGRTRHLFRSACLLTSGDTHLAEDLVQETLSRMYVRWGRIEKIGNPAGYAQTVLVRTFLTHRRRRSATERPTGELPDTVAAAQDLDPALRLALLQALGQLAAKDRAVVVLRYWEDRSIEETAEVMRSSSASVRTRSSRALAKLREQLGGSIAELIAR; translated from the coding sequence ATGAAACAGTCCAGCGCGGATGAGTTCATGGAATTCGCAGCCGGCCGCACACGCCATCTCTTCCGCTCCGCATGCCTGCTCACGAGCGGCGACACCCATCTCGCCGAGGATCTCGTGCAGGAGACGCTGAGTCGTATGTACGTCCGGTGGGGGCGGATCGAGAAGATCGGCAACCCGGCCGGCTATGCCCAGACCGTCCTCGTACGCACCTTCCTCACCCATCGGAGGCGGCGCTCCGCCACTGAGCGCCCCACCGGCGAACTCCCCGACACAGTCGCGGCGGCGCAGGACCTCGACCCGGCGCTGCGGCTCGCACTGCTCCAGGCGCTGGGGCAACTGGCTGCCAAGGACCGGGCGGTGGTGGTGCTGCGGTACTGGGAAGACCGCAGCATCGAGGAGACCGCCGAGGTGATGCGCTCCAGCTCGGCTTCGGTACGTACCAGGTCATCGCGCGCTCTGGCCAAACTCCGCGAACAGCTCGGCGGCAGCATCGCCGAGCTCATCGCCCGCTGA
- a CDS encoding BTAD domain-containing putative transcriptional regulator translates to MRMRFGLLGPPAVHDASGEPRPLNSAKARALLTALLLRPNRVVPVDELKAALWGDAPPASAHASLHNHVTRLRRLLAEDDRLRAAPPGYLLRVEPGELDTEVFEEQVRTARAAYARGDWAAVAEAARLGLALWRGSPLAGLYDPDEGTPALVQRLRESRLLMLEWRYDAELQLGRHDRVGPELAALVAEFPLREAFHRQLMLVLHRTGRQAEALAAYQSLRRTLVEELGVDPGPTVQEAYQEVLRAPTAAAAGPAGAAAAGPAAAAASAESRPPPPAQLPPAPAHFIGREDLLAELRAALALDGGDGVSRPVVVSGMAGVGKSALAVRVAHALRDDFPDGQLYVNLRGATPGVTPLDPGHALCALLRDLGVDPRRVPGEVDAAAALLRSTLAPTRTLLVLDDAASAAQVRPLLPAGPGCAVVVTSRSPLTALDGAARFPLAPLSAADSGMLLRAVSGRGFEEGLERLVERCGRLPLALRVVAARLAARRALTADVLAGLLDAQAGRLDQLDYDDLSVRGSLAVAHDGLDPDAALALRRLGAVDLPEYGAPAVARLMDTDERRAAAALDRLVDVALLEEVSYGRFVPHDLVRDFARELAERDDDRQQAAERVLVWYAEATRQIGIALLPPGQEAGLRLPGPIGEAMPFESAEQALAWGDLELPNLLALIERYASESATALLLVRAGFTYLQRRGRLQELAVMGELALDAARKLGDTAAEAHALSDLAGMNFLSGRAERALALNESAVTIWRTLGDDRRIQRGLGNRGMLLEGLGRYEEAAEALESALACARRLGDAHGEAIILSHLGNLLEHTDARAAIACHERSLAAGVQLNSEILRLTAHCNIGYAHLTLGEPAAAARHFDESLALVGDDGDWHTQSQARIGRVRALRELGRAEEAHRECTLLLERAGSRADTQMQALARHQRGLLVHAEGGEDEARELWESALSALEALDGKHAALMGELRELLGRPLPG, encoded by the coding sequence ATGCGGATGCGGTTCGGGCTGCTCGGCCCTCCTGCCGTGCACGACGCCTCTGGCGAGCCGCGCCCCCTGAACAGCGCCAAAGCCCGCGCCCTGCTTACCGCGCTGCTGCTGCGGCCGAATCGCGTCGTCCCCGTGGACGAACTCAAGGCCGCCCTCTGGGGCGACGCGCCGCCCGCATCCGCCCATGCCTCCCTGCACAATCACGTGACCCGGCTGCGCCGGCTGCTCGCCGAGGACGACCGGCTGCGTGCCGCCCCGCCCGGGTATCTGCTGCGGGTCGAGCCGGGCGAGCTGGACACCGAGGTGTTCGAGGAGCAGGTGCGCACCGCCCGTGCCGCGTACGCGCGGGGCGACTGGGCCGCCGTTGCCGAGGCCGCCCGACTCGGGCTCGCGCTGTGGCGCGGCAGCCCGCTGGCCGGGCTGTACGACCCCGACGAGGGCACGCCCGCGCTCGTACAACGGCTGCGGGAATCGCGGCTGCTGATGCTGGAGTGGCGGTACGACGCGGAGCTGCAGCTGGGCCGTCATGACCGGGTCGGGCCCGAACTCGCGGCGCTCGTCGCGGAGTTCCCGCTGCGGGAGGCATTCCACCGGCAGCTGATGCTGGTCCTGCACCGTACGGGCAGGCAGGCGGAGGCACTCGCCGCCTACCAGTCGCTGCGCCGCACGCTCGTCGAGGAACTGGGCGTCGACCCCGGGCCGACGGTGCAGGAGGCCTACCAGGAGGTGCTCCGTGCGCCGACAGCCGCAGCCGCGGGGCCGGCCGGAGCCGCAGCCGCAGGGCCGGCCGCAGCCGCAGCTTCAGCCGAGTCGCGGCCGCCCCCGCCCGCCCAACTGCCGCCCGCACCCGCCCATTTCATCGGCCGAGAGGACCTGCTCGCCGAGCTGCGCGCCGCCCTCGCCCTCGACGGCGGCGACGGTGTCAGCCGCCCCGTCGTCGTCTCCGGGATGGCCGGAGTCGGCAAGTCCGCCCTCGCCGTGCGAGTCGCCCACGCGCTGCGGGACGACTTCCCCGACGGGCAGCTGTACGTCAATCTGCGCGGCGCCACCCCCGGCGTGACCCCGCTCGACCCCGGCCACGCCCTCTGCGCCCTGCTGCGCGATCTCGGCGTCGACCCGCGGCGGGTGCCCGGCGAGGTGGACGCGGCCGCGGCCCTGCTGCGGTCCACCCTCGCGCCGACCCGGACCCTCCTCGTACTCGACGACGCCGCGTCCGCCGCCCAGGTGCGGCCGTTGCTGCCCGCCGGGCCCGGCTGCGCGGTCGTCGTCACCAGCCGCTCCCCGCTGACCGCGCTCGACGGCGCGGCCCGCTTCCCGCTTGCGCCGCTGTCCGCCGCGGACAGCGGGATGCTGCTGCGGGCCGTCTCGGGGCGCGGCTTCGAAGAGGGCCTGGAGCGGCTCGTCGAACGGTGCGGCCGGCTGCCCCTCGCGCTGCGCGTCGTCGCCGCCCGCCTCGCCGCCCGCCGCGCGCTCACCGCCGACGTACTCGCCGGGTTGCTCGACGCTCAGGCCGGCCGGCTCGACCAACTCGACTACGACGACCTGAGCGTGCGCGGTTCGCTCGCCGTCGCGCACGACGGCCTCGACCCGGACGCCGCTCTCGCGCTGCGCCGGCTCGGCGCGGTCGACCTGCCCGAGTACGGAGCGCCCGCCGTCGCCCGGCTGATGGACACCGACGAGCGGCGCGCCGCGGCCGCCCTCGACCGGCTCGTCGATGTGGCGCTGCTGGAGGAGGTCTCGTACGGACGGTTCGTGCCGCACGACCTCGTACGGGACTTCGCCCGGGAACTCGCCGAGCGGGACGACGACCGGCAGCAGGCCGCCGAGCGCGTCCTCGTCTGGTACGCCGAGGCCACACGCCAGATCGGTATCGCGCTGCTCCCGCCCGGTCAGGAGGCGGGACTGCGGCTGCCCGGCCCGATCGGCGAGGCCATGCCTTTCGAATCCGCCGAACAGGCCCTGGCCTGGGGCGATCTGGAACTGCCCAATCTTCTCGCGCTGATCGAGCGGTACGCGTCGGAGTCGGCGACGGCGCTGCTGCTCGTACGGGCGGGCTTCACGTATCTCCAGCGGCGCGGCAGGCTCCAGGAGCTGGCAGTGATGGGCGAGTTGGCCCTGGATGCGGCACGCAAGCTGGGCGACACCGCGGCCGAGGCGCACGCCCTCTCCGACCTCGCGGGCATGAACTTCCTCAGCGGCAGGGCCGAACGAGCCCTCGCCCTCAACGAGTCGGCCGTCACGATCTGGCGCACCCTCGGCGACGATCGCCGCATCCAGCGCGGCCTCGGCAACCGCGGGATGCTGCTGGAGGGACTCGGCCGGTACGAGGAGGCGGCCGAGGCGCTGGAGTCCGCCCTCGCGTGCGCCCGTCGGCTCGGCGACGCGCACGGCGAGGCCATCATCCTCAGCCACCTGGGCAATCTCCTCGAGCACACCGACGCCCGCGCCGCGATCGCGTGCCACGAACGCAGCCTGGCCGCGGGTGTACAGCTGAACAGCGAGATCCTGCGGCTCACCGCCCACTGCAACATCGGCTACGCCCATCTCACCCTCGGCGAACCGGCCGCAGCGGCCCGGCACTTCGACGAGAGCCTCGCCCTGGTCGGCGACGACGGAGACTGGCACACCCAGTCCCAGGCCCGCATCGGCCGGGTCCGCGCCCTGCGCGAACTGGGCCGGGCCGAGGAAGCCCACCGCGAATGCACGCTGCTGCTGGAGCGCGCGGGGTCCCGCGCCGACACCCAGATGCAGGCTCTCGCCCGCCACCAGCGCGGACTGCTCGTGCACGCCGAGGGCGGCGAGGACGAGGCGCGCGAGCTGTGGGAGTCGGCGTTGAGCGCGCTGGAGGCACTCGACGGCAAGCACGCGGCGCTCATGGGGGAGTTGCGGGAGCTGCTGGGCCGGCCCCTGCCCGGGTGA
- a CDS encoding pyridoxamine 5'-phosphate oxidase family protein has protein sequence MTPPARTPEQRKQDALIRLEQDVDAWVATADPESGTPYLVPLSFLWDGVTLLVATQSSSPTSRNLQATGKVRLGIGPTRDLVLVEGTVLALEAAELKDEVGDAFAVKTGFDPRELTSPYLYFRIHPQRIQAWREANEIEGRELMSGGHWIVA, from the coding sequence ATGACCCCACCCGCCCGGACCCCGGAACAACGCAAGCAGGACGCACTGATTCGGCTCGAGCAGGACGTCGACGCCTGGGTGGCGACGGCCGACCCGGAGAGCGGGACGCCGTATCTGGTGCCGCTGTCCTTCCTGTGGGACGGCGTCACGCTGCTGGTGGCCACGCAGTCCTCCAGCCCTACCAGCCGCAATCTGCAGGCCACCGGAAAGGTCCGCCTCGGCATCGGCCCGACTCGCGATCTCGTACTTGTCGAGGGAACCGTGCTCGCACTGGAAGCCGCCGAGTTGAAGGACGAGGTCGGCGACGCATTCGCGGTCAAGACGGGGTTCGATCCGCGTGAACTGACCAGCCCCTACCTCTACTTCCGGATTCATCCGCAGCGGATTCAGGCCTGGCGCGAGGCCAACGAGATCGAGGGCCGCGAGCTGATGAGCGGTGGGCACTGGATCGTCGCCTGA
- a CDS encoding VOC family protein encodes MTEGIKTIIYPVKDLASAKALFTKLLGVEPTMDEPYYVGFRVAGQDVGLDPHGHSRGMTGPVAYWNVDDIKSSVKALLDAGAEEVEGVKDVGGGKLTATVKHADGNVIGLIQPA; translated from the coding sequence ATGACCGAAGGCATCAAGACGATCATCTACCCCGTGAAAGACCTTGCGAGCGCGAAAGCCCTGTTCACCAAGCTGCTGGGCGTCGAGCCCACCATGGACGAGCCGTACTACGTCGGCTTCCGGGTCGCGGGCCAGGATGTCGGTCTCGATCCCCACGGCCACAGCAGGGGCATGACCGGACCCGTCGCCTACTGGAACGTGGACGACATCAAGAGCAGCGTGAAGGCGCTTCTCGACGCCGGGGCGGAGGAGGTGGAAGGCGTCAAGGACGTCGGCGGCGGCAAGCTGACCGCCACGGTGAAGCACGCGGACGGCAACGTCATCGGCCTCATTCAGCCTGCTTGA
- a CDS encoding NAD(P)-dependent oxidoreductase: MRIVVFGAGGPTGRQVIEQALAAGHEVSAVTRRPELLPPQGGLTVVSADVTDAEAVDKAVAGSEAVLSALGVPFSRKPITTYSQGATNIVAAMQHNAVRRLVVVSSSVADPAWHPTGEFFFNRVMDPYFNRVAGRTLHEDMRRMESVVRASDLDWTIARPCGLFDNPTVTDYELAENSADGLFTARADLAAGMLRQLEDDRFVRKAMGVITTEVRPSIVKLMWNEGVALHARRARGRGRAHR, translated from the coding sequence ATGCGTATCGTCGTCTTCGGCGCGGGTGGCCCGACCGGCCGTCAGGTGATCGAGCAGGCCCTGGCCGCGGGGCACGAGGTCTCCGCGGTGACCCGCCGCCCGGAACTGCTCCCGCCGCAAGGGGGGTTGACCGTAGTCAGCGCCGACGTCACCGACGCCGAAGCGGTCGACAAGGCGGTCGCCGGCAGCGAGGCAGTGCTGTCCGCCCTCGGGGTTCCGTTCAGCCGCAAGCCGATCACGACGTACTCGCAAGGGGCGACCAACATCGTCGCCGCCATGCAGCACAACGCCGTGCGGCGGCTGGTGGTGGTCAGCTCCAGCGTCGCCGATCCCGCGTGGCACCCCACCGGGGAGTTCTTCTTCAACCGGGTGATGGACCCGTACTTCAACAGGGTCGCGGGCCGGACTCTGCACGAGGACATGCGCCGGATGGAATCGGTGGTCAGGGCAAGCGATCTGGACTGGACGATCGCCCGGCCGTGCGGGCTGTTCGACAACCCCACGGTGACGGACTACGAACTCGCCGAGAACAGCGCCGACGGCCTGTTCACGGCTCGCGCCGATCTCGCCGCCGGCATGCTGCGGCAGCTTGAGGACGACCGCTTCGTCCGGAAGGCGATGGGAGTGATCACGACGGAGGTCAGGCCCAGCATCGTCAAGCTGATGTGGAACGAGGGCGTCGCCCTCCACGCGCGACGCGCGCGCGGTCGAGGTCGAGCTCACCGCTGA